The genome window GGTATGTCACCGCGCGCCGCGATGGCCGCTACACCCTGTACCGGGTCGGCGACCCGCGGGTCGCCGAGCTGGTCCTGCTGGGCCGCGCGCTGGCCGCTGACAATGCCGCGGCGTTGAGCGAGTGCATGCGCATCGACCACGGCAGCGCGCCGCCTGCCGGTCCGGCACCCGACCTCGGGGAGGGCCACCGGTGATGTCGGAGAAGGTGATGTCGGGGAACCGGGGGAAGCTGCTGTTCGGGTTCGTCGTTCTGCACGTGTTGTGCTGCGGACTGCTGCTCCTGGGCGTCGGTGGGGCGCTGGGTGTCGTGGGGGCCGGGCTGGGCAGCCCTTGGCTGGCGCTGGCCGGGGGCGGTGTGGTGCTGGCCGCGGTCGTGCTTGCCGTGCGCCGGGCGCGCACCACCCGCCATACGGGCTGCCGCATCCCGCCGCGCGCACAGACGACGCCGACGCCGCCGGGGTACCCGGGCTCAAGCCCGGGCGTACACGACCCGGCCTGGACCGGCCGCAATTCGGATTCAGGAGGTCTCTCATGAATGACACCCGCGTACTCGATCTGGCCGTGATCGGTTCCGGTGGCGCGGCGATGGCCGCCGCGATCGCGGCGCGGCAGGCCGGTAGGTCCGTGGTGCTGGTTGAGCAGGCCACGCTGGGCGGGACCTGCGTCAATGTCGGCTGCGTGCCGTCCAAGACGCTGCTGGCCGCGGCCGGGGCCCGCCACGGCGCGCTGGCCAACCCGTTCCCGGGCGCCCCGACCTCGGCGGGCCCGGTGGAGCTGGCCGCGCTCGTCGAGCAGAAGGACGAGCTGGTCGGCCGGCTGCGGCAGGGCAAGTACGCGGCCGTCGCCGACGCCCACGGCTTCGAGGTCCGCCCCGGGCGGGCCCGGTTCACCGGCCCCGACACGCTGACCGTCGACGACCGGCCGCTGGCCGCGCACGCCTACCTGATCGCGACCGGCGCGGAGCCGGCCCGCCCGGACCTGCCCGGCATCGACGAGGTCGACTGGCTGAGCTCGACCACGGCGATGGAACTGGCGGAGCTGCCCGAGTCCCTGGTCGTGATCGGTGGTGGTTACGTCGGGATGGAGCAGGCGCAGCTGTTCGCCCACCTCGGCTCCCGGGTCACCCTGATCGGCCGGTTGGCCCCGGCGGCCGAGCCCGAGCTCGCCGAGGTGCTGCGCGCGGTGTTCGCCGACGACGGGATCACCGTCATCTCCGACCGCGCCACCGCCGTGGCGACCGAGGGCGGGCAGGTCGTGGTGAGTACCCGGTCGGGGCGGCGTGCGAGCGGTGCCCGGCTGCTGGTGGCGACCGGGCGGGCGCCGCGCACCCCGGCGTTGGACCTGGACGCGGCCGGGGTGAAGACCGACGACCGCGGGTTCGTCGTCGTCGACGCCCAGCAGGCCACCTCCAACCCGCGGATCTACGCCGCCGGGGACGTGTCGGGGGCGCCGCAGTACGTCTACGTCGCCGCCGCGACCGGGCGGGTGGCCGCGCTCAACGCCACCGGTGCCGCGGGGCAGCGTCCGGCGACGGTGGACTACACCGGCATGCCCGGGGTGGTGTTCACCCGCCCGCAGCTGGCCTCGGCCGGGCTGACCGAGGCCCAGGCCCTCGCGGCCGGGCACCGGTGCGAGTGCCGGGTGCTGAGCCTGTCCGACGTGCCGCGCGCGCTGGCCAACCGCGACACCCGCGGCGCGGTCAAGCTGGTCGCCGACGCCGACACCGGCCGCGTGCTGGGTGTGCACGCCGCCGCCGACGCGGCCGGGGAACTCATGCTGGCCGCCACCTACGCGATCAAGGCCCGGATGACCGTCGACGAGATCGCCGACACCTGGGCGCC of Pseudonocardia broussonetiae contains these proteins:
- the merA gene encoding mercury(II) reductase; the protein is MNDTRVLDLAVIGSGGAAMAAAIAARQAGRSVVLVEQATLGGTCVNVGCVPSKTLLAAAGARHGALANPFPGAPTSAGPVELAALVEQKDELVGRLRQGKYAAVADAHGFEVRPGRARFTGPDTLTVDDRPLAAHAYLIATGAEPARPDLPGIDEVDWLSSTTAMELAELPESLVVIGGGYVGMEQAQLFAHLGSRVTLIGRLAPAAEPELAEVLRAVFADDGITVISDRATAVATEGGQVVVSTRSGRRASGARLLVATGRAPRTPALDLDAAGVKTDDRGFVVVDAQQATSNPRIYAAGDVSGAPQYVYVAAATGRVAALNATGAAGQRPATVDYTGMPGVVFTRPQLASAGLTEAQALAAGHRCECRVLSLSDVPRALANRDTRGAVKLVADADTGRVLGVHAAADAAGELMLAATYAIKARMTVDEIADTWAPYLTMAESLRLVAGLFRNDMPTSCCA